In the Juglans microcarpa x Juglans regia isolate MS1-56 chromosome 6D, Jm3101_v1.0, whole genome shotgun sequence genome, one interval contains:
- the LOC121235654 gene encoding blue copper protein 1a-like encodes MAATKYIFILAIAATLVPSSLATDFVVGDDKGWTINFDYQAWAQGKDFHVGDKLVFKYSEGAHNVLRVNGTGFQECAAPEGTEALSSGNDEIILATPGRKWYICGVSRHCVDGKQKLAITVELPQTPVSPESAPSPTSAARGRFAPTFWWMVAVSGILMMAMV; translated from the exons ATGGCAGCCACCAAATACATCTTCATCCTTGCCATTGCAGCAACTCTTGTCCCTTCAAGTTTGGCCACGGATTTCGTGGTTGGTGATGATAAGGGTTGGACCATTAACTTTGATTACCAAGCTTGGGCTCAAGGAAAAGACTTCCATGTCGGTGACAAACTTG TTTTTAAGTACTCAGAGGGAGCCCACAATGTGCTTCGAGTTAATGGAACTGGCTTCCAAGAATGTGCGGCACCTGAGGGCACTGAGGCCCTGAGTAGTGGAAACGATGAAATAATCCTAGCAACACCAGGAAGAAAGTGGTACATTTGTGGCGTTTCCAGGCATTGCGTGGATGGAAAGCAGAAGCTTGCCATAACAGTAGAGTTGCCTCAAACACCAGTGTCTCCAGAATCTGCACCTTCTCCCACTTCAGCAGCCAGGGGACGTTTTGCACCCACGTTTTGGTGGATGGTTGCTGTTTCTGGCATCCTTATGATGGCCATGGTTTAA
- the LOC121236151 gene encoding protein TPX2-like isoform X2, with translation MERESEGCGEKEREEEMEVEPVFEVHEVDLDYEFDAAMYFDFIRPETREEALLAELWFVSAAEYPPSPFVTKLVMREDILMENVNTSPKSKDVETTIDADVSMNREVCAFDANSKDCEGMLRGIFTKLRSCNLQKVLNLPLELNTEMTFYSHICTDNLKAKVKPTVKPSLPRSSTLLKPTASQLAKQNRPLISVSRFQTQLAHHSERSLHISSGVESQAAKRQKLEGGHLRKVTGVDQLTSFVHKLPKKDETVDKSFAHGIMRLTIPREPDLETAHRAQRIRPKNNTNLEHAKAAVRIFKARPLNRKILEAPSLPLLKKSRPKLPEFQEFHLKTLERAMQHTSALSSSSLNYNDSDKGLDKRSTSSVAGNRNEDKRSNTLDAPKQDGCDVMLPFKARPLNKRIFTSKGDIGVFRNSKRDATVPMEFNFHSEKRIQHNPPTELFSKGSKENRSDAFQLEHKILQRMKGKPSIFGGKEVQYGSDGCISEAGVQSMRSLGIR, from the exons ATGGAGAGAGAAAGTGAAGGCtgtggagagaaagaaagagaggaggaaatGGAGGTTGAACCAGTGTTTGAGGTCCATGAAGTCGATCTCGACTACGAGTTTGACGCGGCAATGTACTTCGATTTCATTCGACCGGAGACTCGAGAAGAGGCTCTTCTGGCCGAGCTCTGGTTCGTGTCCGCCGCAGAATATCCTCCTTCTC CTTTTGTAACAAAGTTGGTAATGAGAGAGGATATACTGATGGAAAATGTTAATACCTCCCCAAAATCAAAGGACGTGGAGACTACTATTGACGCCGATGTAAGCATGAACAGAGAAGTTTGTGCATTTGATGCCAACAGTAAAG ATTGTGAAGGAATGCTTAGAGGGATCTTCACCAAATTACGGAGTTGCAATCTGCAAAAAGTTTTGAACCTACCTTTGGAATTAAATACAG AAATGACATTTTACAGTCACATCTGCACCGACAACCTAAAAGCTAAAGTGAAGCCTACTGTAAAGCCTTCTCTCCCTAGGAGCTCAACCTTGTTGAAACCTACGGCAAGTCAGCTGGCTAAGCAAAATCGGCCCCTGATTTCTGTTTCAAG ATTCCAGACACAATTGGCTCATCACAGTGAGAGAAGCTTGCATATTTCTTCTGGGGTTGAAAGTCAAGCTGCCAAGAGGCAGAAGCTGGAGGGAGGTCACTTGCGAAAG GTTACAGGTGTAGACCAACTAACCAGTTTCGTTCACAAGCTGCCGAAGAAG GATGAAACTGTTGATAAGAGCTTTGCGCATGGTATAATGAGGCTTACTATTCCAAGAGAGCCCGACCTTGAAACAGCACACAGGGCCCAACGGATAAG GCCTAAGAATAATACAAATCTGGAACATGCAAAAGCAGCTGTAAGAATATTCAAAGCACGCCCATtgaacagaaaa ATTCTCGAGGCCCCTTCATTGCCACTTCTAAAGAAGAGCAGGCCAAAGTTGCCAGAGTTTCAA GAATTTCACCTGAAGACATTGGAGAGGGCGATGCAACACACATCTGCTCTTTCATCATCCTCACTTAATTACAATGATTCCGACAAG GGGTTGGACAAACGCAGCACTTCTAGTGTTGCAGGAAATAGAAACGAGGACAAAAG ATCAAATACCTTGGATGCTCCAAAGCAGGATGGATGTGATGTAATGCTCCCCTTCAAAGCACGTCCTCTTAATAAGAGG ATATTTACAAGTAAAGGAGACATCGGTGTTTTCCGAAATAGCAAGCGAGATGCAACTGTACCAATG GAATTCAATTTCCATTCAGAGAAGAGAATTCAGCATAATCCACCGACAGAGCTTTTCAGTAAG GGCTCAAAAGAAAACAGATCAGATGCTTTTCAACTAGAACATAAG ATACTGCAGCGGATGAAAGGAAAACCTTCTATTTTTGGTGGAAAGGAGGTTCAATATGGAAGTGATGGGTGCATCTCTGAAGCTGGTGTGCAGAGTATGAG GAGCTTGGGCATCCGCTGA
- the LOC121236151 gene encoding protein TPX2-like isoform X1, whose product MERESEGCGEKEREEEMEVEPVFEVHEVDLDYEFDAAMYFDFIRPETREEALLAELWFVSAAEYPPSPFVTKLVMREDILMENVNTSPKSKDVETTIDADVSMNREVCAFDANSKDCEGMLRGIFTKLRSCNLQKVLNLPLELNTEMTFYSHICTDNLKAKVKPTVKPSLPRSSTLLKPTASQLAKQNRPLISVSRFQTQLAHHSERSLHISSGVESQAAKRQKLEGGHLRKVTGVDQLTSFVHKLPKKDETVDKSFAHGIMRLTIPREPDLETAHRAQRIRPKNNTNLEHAKAAVRIFKARPLNRKILEAPSLPLLKKSRPKLPEFQEFHLKTLERAMQHTSALSSSSLNYNDSDKGLDKRSTSSVAGNRNEDKRSNTLDAPKQDGCDVMLPFKARPLNKRIFTSKGDIGVFRNSKRDATVPMEFNFHSEKRIQHNPPTELFSKLSLSSGLQPSNESWSKLPQNTPLSLKGSKENRSDAFQLEHKILQRMKGKPSIFGGKEVQYGSDGCISEAGVQSMRSLGIR is encoded by the exons ATGGAGAGAGAAAGTGAAGGCtgtggagagaaagaaagagaggaggaaatGGAGGTTGAACCAGTGTTTGAGGTCCATGAAGTCGATCTCGACTACGAGTTTGACGCGGCAATGTACTTCGATTTCATTCGACCGGAGACTCGAGAAGAGGCTCTTCTGGCCGAGCTCTGGTTCGTGTCCGCCGCAGAATATCCTCCTTCTC CTTTTGTAACAAAGTTGGTAATGAGAGAGGATATACTGATGGAAAATGTTAATACCTCCCCAAAATCAAAGGACGTGGAGACTACTATTGACGCCGATGTAAGCATGAACAGAGAAGTTTGTGCATTTGATGCCAACAGTAAAG ATTGTGAAGGAATGCTTAGAGGGATCTTCACCAAATTACGGAGTTGCAATCTGCAAAAAGTTTTGAACCTACCTTTGGAATTAAATACAG AAATGACATTTTACAGTCACATCTGCACCGACAACCTAAAAGCTAAAGTGAAGCCTACTGTAAAGCCTTCTCTCCCTAGGAGCTCAACCTTGTTGAAACCTACGGCAAGTCAGCTGGCTAAGCAAAATCGGCCCCTGATTTCTGTTTCAAG ATTCCAGACACAATTGGCTCATCACAGTGAGAGAAGCTTGCATATTTCTTCTGGGGTTGAAAGTCAAGCTGCCAAGAGGCAGAAGCTGGAGGGAGGTCACTTGCGAAAG GTTACAGGTGTAGACCAACTAACCAGTTTCGTTCACAAGCTGCCGAAGAAG GATGAAACTGTTGATAAGAGCTTTGCGCATGGTATAATGAGGCTTACTATTCCAAGAGAGCCCGACCTTGAAACAGCACACAGGGCCCAACGGATAAG GCCTAAGAATAATACAAATCTGGAACATGCAAAAGCAGCTGTAAGAATATTCAAAGCACGCCCATtgaacagaaaa ATTCTCGAGGCCCCTTCATTGCCACTTCTAAAGAAGAGCAGGCCAAAGTTGCCAGAGTTTCAA GAATTTCACCTGAAGACATTGGAGAGGGCGATGCAACACACATCTGCTCTTTCATCATCCTCACTTAATTACAATGATTCCGACAAG GGGTTGGACAAACGCAGCACTTCTAGTGTTGCAGGAAATAGAAACGAGGACAAAAG ATCAAATACCTTGGATGCTCCAAAGCAGGATGGATGTGATGTAATGCTCCCCTTCAAAGCACGTCCTCTTAATAAGAGG ATATTTACAAGTAAAGGAGACATCGGTGTTTTCCGAAATAGCAAGCGAGATGCAACTGTACCAATG GAATTCAATTTCCATTCAGAGAAGAGAATTCAGCATAATCCACCGACAGAGCTTTTCAGTAAG CTCTCCCTGTCATCTGGACTCCAGCCAAGTAATGAATCTTGGTCCAAATTGCCTCAGAATACCCCTTTGTCTCTAAAG GGCTCAAAAGAAAACAGATCAGATGCTTTTCAACTAGAACATAAG ATACTGCAGCGGATGAAAGGAAAACCTTCTATTTTTGGTGGAAAGGAGGTTCAATATGGAAGTGATGGGTGCATCTCTGAAGCTGGTGTGCAGAGTATGAG GAGCTTGGGCATCCGCTGA